From the genome of Malus domestica chromosome 04, GDT2T_hap1, one region includes:
- the LOC103408563 gene encoding histone H2AX-like: protein MSAKEGASTKGGRGKPKASKSVSRSHKAGLQFPVGRIARFLKSGKYAERVGAGAPVYLSAVLEYLAAEVLELAGNAARDNKKNRIVPRHIQLAVRNDEELSKLLGAVTIANGGVLPNIHQTLLPKKVGKGKGDIGSASQEF, encoded by the exons ATGAGTGCCAAAGAAGGAGCGTCGACCAAGGGAGGCAGAGGCAAGCCGAAGGCCTCGAAGTCTGTGTCGAGGTCGCATAAGGCCGGTCTTCAATTTCCGGTGGGTAGGATCGCCCGATTCCTCAAGTCTGGAAAGTACGCCGAGCGTGTCGGTGCCGGCGCGCCTGTGTATCTCTCCGCCGTCCTCGAATACCTCGCCGCTGAG GTGTTGGAGCTTGCTGGAAATGCTGCGAGGGACAACAAGAAGAACCGCATTGTACCAAGGCACATCCAGCTTGCGGTTCGGAACGACGAGGAGCTAAGCAAGCTGTTGGGGGCAGTGACCATTGCCAATGGAGGAGTGTTGCCAAATATCCACCAAACCCTCTTGCCTAAGAAGGTCGGAAAAGGCAAGGGCGATATCGGATCCGCCTCTCAGGAGTTCTAG
- the LOC103433999 gene encoding uncharacterized protein: MGTVMHVHYAGSSCKPRLSLRFPSFRFICSSELSVSRRQVLKQVDEELGKGDERAALSLVKDLQGKPGGLRCFGAARQVPQRLYTLDELKLNKIEASSLLSPVDTTLGSIERNLQIAAVVGGVSAWNVFGFSPQQIFYLSLGLLFLWTLDAITFNGGLGSLVIDTIGHTFSQKYRNRVTQHEAGHFLIAYLVGILPKGYTLTSLEALKKEGSLNVQAGTAFVDFEFVEEVNAGKVSATTLNKFACVALAGVASEYLLYGYAEGGLADINQLDSLFRSLGFTQKKTDSQVRWSVLNTVLILRRHEGARVKLAEAMAEGKSVGACIDVIEDTIGNADI, from the exons ATGGGTACTGTGATGCACGTTCACTATGCAGGCTCATCATGTAAACCCCGACTGAGTCTGAGATTTCCCAGTTTTAGATTCATATGTTCATCCGAGCTTAGCGTGTCGAGGCGACAAGTTTTGAAGCAAGTGGATGAGGAGTTGGGCAAGGGAGATGAGAGAGCAGCCCTCTCACTTGTTAAAGATTTGCAGGGCAAGCCTGGTGGCCTCAGATGCTTTGGTGCTGCTAGGCAG GTACCCCAAAGGCTTTACACCTTGGATGAGCTGAAGCTGAATAAAATAGAAGCGTCATCTCTTCTATCCCCGGTGGATACTACTCTCGGTTCCATAGAAAGAAACCTGCAGATTGCTGCTGTGGTAGGAGGTGTTTCAGCATGGAATGTGTTCGGGTTTAGTCCGCAACAGATTTTCTATCTTTCTTTAGGGTTGTTGTTTCTGTGGACTCTGGACGCG ATAACTTTCAATGGAGGACTTGGTAGCTTGGTTATTGATACAATTGGTCATACCTTTAGTCAGAAATACCGAAACAGGGTCACTCAA CACGAAGCAGGCCATTTTTTAATTGCGTACTTGGTTGGCATCCTTCCAAAGGGATATACACTAACCAGTTTGGAGGCTTTGAAGAAGGAAGGATCTCTCAATGTTCAAGCAGGGACCGCCTTTGTGGATTTTGAGTTCGTCGAAGAG GTTAATGCAGGGAAAGTATCAGCCACT ACGCTGAACAAATTTGCGTGCGTAGCGCTAGCTGGTGTTGCTTCCGAGTATCTCTTATATGGATACGCCGAGGGCGGTCTTGCTGATATCAACCAG TTGGATTCGTTGTTCCGAAGCTTAGGCTTCACGCAGAAGAAAACCGATTCCCAAGTCAGATGGTCTGTGCTGAACACCGTCCTAATTCTGCGCCGCCATGAAGGAGCACGGGTGAAACTTGCAGAAGCGATGGCAGAAGGAAAATCTGTAGGGGCTTGCATTGATGTCATAGAGGATACCATAGGCAATGCGGACATCTAG
- the LOC103434111 gene encoding probable protein S-acyltransferase 17 — protein sequence MEVQWILVCHGLVTLLVLVSFLCGQWPIFDGTPIQRINHFLTFGAYDYFQRFVGFVFGARGTNAIASVEYFCCDRPNPILQFMYLAIVGGTYYLVATSSFSYIPGYYISEIHRYASLWAVGVGVLLFLLASFSDPGTIRADNVSLYLSAYPYDNIIYSEKECPTCKIPKPARSKHCSVCDRCVARFDHHCGWMNNCIGERNTQYFVAFLLWHTLLCIYGTVAIGLILAGQVKEYKVIEILTVYYGVDNSFCGLTPHVVQWLLGDYNTQILLMVFLAIVALLLAGFFGYHAKLCLTNTTTNETYKWQDYVSWQKKLNEARASSAALKASISGISSERKPPESKWRAMFRRSPLEDAEAVVKNNIYDKGFFQNILEVIVPLSSRLRASRTKSKSG from the exons atggaggtACAGTGGATTCTGGTGTGCCATGGTTTAGTCACACTACTCGTTCTAGTCTCCTTCCTCTGCGGCCAATGGCCCATCTTTGACGGCACCCCCATACAACGCATCAACCACTTCCTCACCTTCGGCGCCTACGATTACTTCCA ACGGTTTGTTGGGTTTGTGTTTGGAGCCAGGGGTACTAATGCCATAGCCTCCGTGGAATATTTCTGCTGTGATCGACCCAATCCAATCTTACAG TTCATGTATCTTGCAATAGTAGGAGGAACCTATTACTTAGTTGCAACTTCTTCCTTCAGTTACATTCCTGGCTATTATATTAGTGAAATTCACAG GTATGCAAGCTTGTGGGCTGTTGGTGTTGGTGTTCTGCTCTTTCTATTAGCTAGCTTTTCTGATCCAGGAACAATAAGGGCTGATAATGTTTCTCTGTATCTCTCTGCTTATCCCTATGATAATATTATATATTCTGAGAAAGAATGTCCAACATGCAAAATTCCGAA ACCTGCTAGGTCAAAGCATTGCAGTGTATGTGATCGATGTGTTGCCCGTTTTGATCATCATTGTGGATGGATG AATAATTGTATAGGTGAGAGAAACACCCAGTACTTCGTAGCTTTTCTTTTGTG GCACACTTTACTTTGCATATATGGAACAGTGGCCATTGGGTTAATTCTTGCTGGACAAGTTAAAGAATACAAAGTTATTGAAATTCTAACTG TTTATTATGGTGTAGATAATTCTTTTTGCGGTTTAACACCACATGTTGTGCAG TGGTTGTTGGGGGACTACAACACTCAAATACTTCTTATGGTGTTTCTTGCAATAGTTGCACTGCTATTGGCGGGTTTCTTTGGTTACCATGCAAAACTTTGTCTCACAAACACTACAACTAATGAG ACGTATAAGTGGCAAGACTACGTAAGTTGGCAGAAGAAGCTAAATGAAGCAAGGGCGAGTTCTGCGGCACTCAAAGCAAGTATCAGTGGGATAAGTAGTGAAAGAAAACCTCCAGAGAGCAAATGGAGAGCCATGTTCCGAAGATCCCCACTCGAAGATGCAGAGGCTGTGGTTAAGAATAACATTTACGATAAAGGATTCTTCCAGAATATTCTCGAGGTCATTGTTCCCCTCTCGAGCAGACTGCGTGCTTCCAGAACCAAATCAAAGTCTGGCTAA
- the LOC114824445 gene encoding cyclin-L1-1-like: protein MIYTAIDTFYLTDEQLQNSPSRKDGTDEATETTLRIYGCDLIQESGILLKLPQAVMATGQVLFHRFYCKKSFARFNVKKVAASCVWLASKLEECPKKARQVIIVFHRMESRRENLPIEHLDPFSKKYSDLKMELSRTERHILKEMGFICHVEHPHKFISNYLATLETPPELTQEAWNLANDSLRTTLCVRFKSEVVACGVVYAAARRFQVPLPENPPWWKAFDAEKSGVDEVCRVLAHLYSLPKAKYIPVCKEGDSFTFSNKSWISSQPVTKEVPKNAPEATDDASNSKDPTAVNRESGGSKGVLVKLSVDKLKDSKESGDESKSMAVEGEAREDVNTKSKSERRVESSSDKSKDRERDRERDRDRDRKRVRDRDRGRDSDRERDREEAERDRNRDRSHRSRDRAKDSGGHSDKSRHHSSRDRDYHSSSYASREKDRDRHRHHSYA, encoded by the exons ATGATATACACGGCGATAGACACCTTCTACCTGACCGACGAGCAGCTACAGAATTCGCCGTCGAGAAAGGACGGGACAGATGAAGCCACGGAGACCACGCTCAGAATCTACGGCTGTGATTTGATCCAAGAGAGCGGAATTTTGCTCAAATT ACCTCAAGCTGTAATGGCGACTGGTCAGGTTCTGTTTCACCGCTTCTACTGCAAGAAGTCCTTTGCACGCTTCAATGTCAAG AAAGTTGCCGCTAGTTGTGTGTGGCTTGCATCGAAACTGGAGGAGTGCCCGAAGAAAGCCAGACAGGTGATCATTGTTTTCCACAGGATGGAATCTAGGAGGGAGAACTTACCCATTGAGCATTTGGACCCATTTTCAAAG AAATATTCGGACTTGAAGATGGAGTTGAGTAGAACAGAAAGGCATATTTTGAAAGAGATGGGTTTCATCTGTCATGTTGAACATCCTCATAAGTTCATATCAAATTACCTTGCCACTTTGGAAACACCTCCGGAATTAACACAAGAAGCCTGGAATCTAGCAAATGACAG TTTGCGGACGACGTTGTGTGTTCGATTCAAGAGCGAGGTTGTTGCTTGTGGTGTGGTTTATGCTGCTGCTCGGAGATTTCAAGTACCACTTCCTGAAAATCCGCCATGGTGGAAGGCATTTGATGCTGAGAAATCAGGGGTTGACGAAGTTTGTAGGGTTCTGGCTCATTTGTACAGCCTTCCTAAAGCAAAGTACATACCGGTCTGTAAAGAGGGCGACTCTTTTACATTTTCCAACAAGTCATGGATTTCGTCTCAGCCAGTTACAAAG GAAGTTCCGAAGAATGCTCCCGAAGCTACTGACGATGCCTCTAATTCAAAGGATCCAACAGCAGTCAATCGTGAATCTGGTGGATCAAAGGGTGTCTTGGTCAAGCTATCCGTTGACAAGCTGAAGGACTCTAAAGAGAGTGGTGATGAATCCAAGAGCATGGCTGTTGAGGGAGAGGCAAGAGAAGATGTCAATACGAAATCCAAGTCTGAACGCCGCGTGGAATCAAGCAGTGATAAAAGCAAGGACAGAGAGAGGGACAGGGAGAGAGACAGGGACAGGGACAGAAAAAGGGTCCGGGATCGTGATAGGGGCAGGGATTCTGACCGGGAACGAGATCGAGAGGAGGCCGAGAGGGATAGAAACAGGGATCGAAGTCATCGTTCAAGGGATAGAGCGAAAGATTCAGGGGGGCATTCAGATAAATCAAGACATCACTCGTCACGAGATCGTGACTATCACAGTTCCTCGTATGCTTCCCGGGAGAAGGATCGTGATCGCCATAGACATCATTCGTATGCTTGA
- the LOC108173228 gene encoding uncharacterized protein isoform X1: protein MELDDNYMETDNRKEIESPAEALNNPESCDQILSPAETSNPLKSSELKIPSSDEAFCGPAEALNNPESSEQIHSPVETSNTPESSELKIPSSAQVISLPEVLDNPEPSEQIPSPAETSNTPYSSEPKIFSSAEVFGVPESVEKKMSSPEKVSKKPDLSEKKTASSAGASSSGKRIPRSLKGKAKIVKKTLVQNSLKTSKGTGTSQVNGRKRKRNRGNNESSKTREEDGKKLSLSEQNQQNILKEEATEKSHQAQKNPEKFDESKKSQQKRSTKKRRESDKSVKSEKNSEKRDYKREKLGGLIFMCSGKTKPDCFHYRIMGVTLGKKDVVLGIKPGLKLFLYDFDLKLLYGVYKASSRGGIKLEPKAFGGAFPAQVRFNVEKDCLPLPESVFKRAIKENYDGKNKFKTELTVRQVRRLTALFRPAQVHSSVLAPRSPLETKARDRGVHEGVRESRPLSHRDARTRDPYAHADARRYPVLAHERDQHVAHREVVPARREETSHDLYPTEKEYRAYGLQGDRRNVTSLPITSAVESRHRDYEGEHLLRQTNFIYRDPVPAHRENVHSDHLYLNDPLTLGARHELPPATSATAVDAYAREPYYRSYHGSSLSDPYLAPYRRDDVLSGSYSVGGRRENYLIEADPVQRRETSYGPRDRYLIETDPVYRREPDRHVERLSLYSRHDAAAADASLGYNQRETYQATNPDPVHAPVSSRYAFAGPSYTYR, encoded by the exons ATGGAACTAGATGATAACTATATGGAAACAGATAACAGGAAGGAAATAGAGAGTCCTGCAGAAGCGTTGAATAATCCAGAGTCATGTGATCAAATCCTCTCTCCTGCAGAAACATCCAACCCACTGAAGTCATCTGAACTGAAGATCCCCTCTTCTGATGAAGCGTTTTGTGGACCTGCTGAAGCGTTGAATAATCCAGAGTCATCTGAACAAATCCACTCTCCTGTGGAAACATCCAACACACCAGAGTCATCTGAACTGAAGATCCCCTCTTCTGCTCAAGTGATCAGTTTACCTGAAGTGTTGGATAATCCAGAGCCATCAGAACAAATCCCCTCACCTGCAGAAACCTCCAACACCCCATATTCATCTGAACCAAAGATCTTTTCTTCTGCTGAAGTGTTCGGTGTACCTGAGTCTGTTGAAAAGAAAATGTCTTCTCCTGAGAAAGTGTCTAAGAAACCTGATTTATCTGAAAAGAAAACTGCCTCTTCTGCTGGAGCATCCAGTTCTGGAAAGAGGATCCCAAGATCATTGAAGGGAAAAGCTAAAATTGTGAAGAAAACTCTTGTTCAAAACAGTTTGAAAACTAGCAAAGGTACAGGTACTTCACAAGTTAATGggaggaaaaggaaaaggaatagGGGTAACAACGAGAGTAGCAAAACAAGAGAAGAAGATGGCAAGAAGCTGAGTTTAAGTGAACAGAACCAACAGAATATCTTGAAAGAAGAGGCTACAGAGAAGAGCCATCAGGCTCAGAAGAATCCAGAAAAATTTGACGAATCCAAAAAGAGCCAACAAAAACGGAGTACAAAAAAACGACGTGAGTCAGACAAGAGTGTCAAGAGTGaaaaaaacagtgaaaaacGTGATTATAAGAGAGAAAAGCTTGGTGGTTTGATCTTCATGTGCAGCGGAAAGACAAAGCCAGACTGTTTCCATTACCGTATCATGGGTGTTACACTGGGTAAAAAAGATGTCGTTTTAGGTATCAAACCTGGGTTGAAGCTTTTTCTCTATGATTTCGATCTTAAGCTTTTATATGGGGTTTACAAAGCATCCTCTCGTGGAGGCATAAAACTTGAGCCAAAAGCTTTTGGTGGGGCCTTCCCTGCTCAG GTGCGGTTCAATGTGGAGAAAGATTGTCTTCCCCTACCTGAGAGTGTTTTCAAGAGGGCAATAAAGGAAAACTATGATGGGAAAAACAAGTTCAAAACTGAACTTACAGTTCGACAA GTCAGAAGGCTCACAGCACTTTTCCGACCAGCTCAAGTGCATTCATCAGTTCTAGCCCCCCGTTCCCCGCTGGAAACAAAAGCTCGGGATCGGGGAGTTCATGAGGGGGTGAGAGAATCACGGCCGCTTTCACACAGGGATGCACGTACTAGAGATCCCTATGCCCATGCTGATGCAAGGAGGTACCCGGTGTTAGCTCATGAAAGGGACCAGCATGTTGCACACCGAGAGGTGGTACCTGCAAGGAGAGAGGAAACTTCTCATGATTTGTACCCAACTGAAAAGGAATATCGAGCTTATGGTCTTCAGGGAGACAGGAGAAATGTGACTTCTCTTCCAATTACTTCAGCTGTGGAATCTCGCCATAGGGACTATGAAGGAGAGCATCTTCTAAGACAGacaaacttcatttacagagatCCTGTTCCTGCACATCGAGAGAATGTTCATTCCGATCATCTCTACTTGAATGATCCTCTTACTCTTGGTGCTAGACATGAGTTGCCACCTGCAACATCTGCTACTGccgttgatgcatatgcaaggGAGCCATATTATCGTTCCTATCATGGTTCTTCATTGTCGGACCCATACCTGGCACCCTATAGGAGAGATGATGTTCTGTCAGGATCTTATTCCGTTGGTGGAAGGAGAGAGAACTACCTAATTGAGGCTGATCCCGTGCAAAGGAGAGAAACCAGCTACGGACCAAGAGACAGGTACCTGATTGAGACTGATCCTGTGTATAGGAGAGAACCTGATCGTCATGTAGAGAGATTATCATTGTACTCGAGACatgatgctgctgctgctgatgcTTCATTAGGTTATAACCAGAGAGAAACCTACCAGGCGACCAACCCGGATCCTGTGCATGCACCAGTCTCATCTCGTTATGCTTTTGCAGGTCCGTCGTATACCTACCGCTAA
- the LOC108173228 gene encoding uncharacterized protein isoform X2, which yields MSSPEKVSKKPDLSEKKTASSAGASSSGKRIPRSLKGKAKIVKKTLVQNSLKTSKGTGTSQVNGRKRKRNRGNNESSKTREEDGKKLSLSEQNQQNILKEEATEKSHQAQKNPEKFDESKKSQQKRSTKKRRESDKSVKSEKNSEKRDYKREKLGGLIFMCSGKTKPDCFHYRIMGVTLGKKDVVLGIKPGLKLFLYDFDLKLLYGVYKASSRGGIKLEPKAFGGAFPAQVRFNVEKDCLPLPESVFKRAIKENYDGKNKFKTELTVRQVRRLTALFRPAQVHSSVLAPRSPLETKARDRGVHEGVRESRPLSHRDARTRDPYAHADARRYPVLAHERDQHVAHREVVPARREETSHDLYPTEKEYRAYGLQGDRRNVTSLPITSAVESRHRDYEGEHLLRQTNFIYRDPVPAHRENVHSDHLYLNDPLTLGARHELPPATSATAVDAYAREPYYRSYHGSSLSDPYLAPYRRDDVLSGSYSVGGRRENYLIEADPVQRRETSYGPRDRYLIETDPVYRREPDRHVERLSLYSRHDAAAADASLGYNQRETYQATNPDPVHAPVSSRYAFAGPSYTYR from the exons ATGTCTTCTCCTGAGAAAGTGTCTAAGAAACCTGATTTATCTGAAAAGAAAACTGCCTCTTCTGCTGGAGCATCCAGTTCTGGAAAGAGGATCCCAAGATCATTGAAGGGAAAAGCTAAAATTGTGAAGAAAACTCTTGTTCAAAACAGTTTGAAAACTAGCAAAGGTACAGGTACTTCACAAGTTAATGggaggaaaaggaaaaggaatagGGGTAACAACGAGAGTAGCAAAACAAGAGAAGAAGATGGCAAGAAGCTGAGTTTAAGTGAACAGAACCAACAGAATATCTTGAAAGAAGAGGCTACAGAGAAGAGCCATCAGGCTCAGAAGAATCCAGAAAAATTTGACGAATCCAAAAAGAGCCAACAAAAACGGAGTACAAAAAAACGACGTGAGTCAGACAAGAGTGTCAAGAGTGaaaaaaacagtgaaaaacGTGATTATAAGAGAGAAAAGCTTGGTGGTTTGATCTTCATGTGCAGCGGAAAGACAAAGCCAGACTGTTTCCATTACCGTATCATGGGTGTTACACTGGGTAAAAAAGATGTCGTTTTAGGTATCAAACCTGGGTTGAAGCTTTTTCTCTATGATTTCGATCTTAAGCTTTTATATGGGGTTTACAAAGCATCCTCTCGTGGAGGCATAAAACTTGAGCCAAAAGCTTTTGGTGGGGCCTTCCCTGCTCAG GTGCGGTTCAATGTGGAGAAAGATTGTCTTCCCCTACCTGAGAGTGTTTTCAAGAGGGCAATAAAGGAAAACTATGATGGGAAAAACAAGTTCAAAACTGAACTTACAGTTCGACAA GTCAGAAGGCTCACAGCACTTTTCCGACCAGCTCAAGTGCATTCATCAGTTCTAGCCCCCCGTTCCCCGCTGGAAACAAAAGCTCGGGATCGGGGAGTTCATGAGGGGGTGAGAGAATCACGGCCGCTTTCACACAGGGATGCACGTACTAGAGATCCCTATGCCCATGCTGATGCAAGGAGGTACCCGGTGTTAGCTCATGAAAGGGACCAGCATGTTGCACACCGAGAGGTGGTACCTGCAAGGAGAGAGGAAACTTCTCATGATTTGTACCCAACTGAAAAGGAATATCGAGCTTATGGTCTTCAGGGAGACAGGAGAAATGTGACTTCTCTTCCAATTACTTCAGCTGTGGAATCTCGCCATAGGGACTATGAAGGAGAGCATCTTCTAAGACAGacaaacttcatttacagagatCCTGTTCCTGCACATCGAGAGAATGTTCATTCCGATCATCTCTACTTGAATGATCCTCTTACTCTTGGTGCTAGACATGAGTTGCCACCTGCAACATCTGCTACTGccgttgatgcatatgcaaggGAGCCATATTATCGTTCCTATCATGGTTCTTCATTGTCGGACCCATACCTGGCACCCTATAGGAGAGATGATGTTCTGTCAGGATCTTATTCCGTTGGTGGAAGGAGAGAGAACTACCTAATTGAGGCTGATCCCGTGCAAAGGAGAGAAACCAGCTACGGACCAAGAGACAGGTACCTGATTGAGACTGATCCTGTGTATAGGAGAGAACCTGATCGTCATGTAGAGAGATTATCATTGTACTCGAGACatgatgctgctgctgctgatgcTTCATTAGGTTATAACCAGAGAGAAACCTACCAGGCGACCAACCCGGATCCTGTGCATGCACCAGTCTCATCTCGTTATGCTTTTGCAGGTCCGTCGTATACCTACCGCTAA
- the LOC103408564 gene encoding uncharacterized protein: protein MLKQVFGKVWNKGVFVYGGNRAMPCLYVPTSDVHNGQVHCAPRSFFGVEDFLDDDNSRPYTYQKEKKSKNPTKHISFKQRTIAYIEPFTLDVFISKRFVSASITHRVTTKQVATAGTNSKDIKAVLKSRCDIPACLAVGQILADRAREADVYTAAYTPRDRDKFEGKIRAVVQSLIDNGIDVKVYLD from the exons ATGTTGAAGCAAGTCTTTGGGAAGGTGTGGAATAAAGGGGTTTTTGTGTACGGAGGAAACAGAGCCATGCCTTGCTTGTATGTGCCCACGAGTGATGTTCACAATGGACAG GTTCATTGTGCACCGAGAAGTTTTTTCGGGGTAGAGGATTTCCTCGATGATGACAATAGCCGGCCATACACTTaccagaaggagaagaagtccaaAAATCCAACAAAGCATATATCATTTAAACAGCGCACCATAGCCTACATTGAACCATTTACACTCGATGTGTTCATCTCAAAGCGGTTTGTCTCAGCCTCAATCACCCACAGGGTCACAACCAAGCAGGTTGCAACTGCCGGTACCAACTCCAAAGACATTAAAGCTGTACTCAAGTCACGTTGTGACATACCTGCCTGTTTGGCCGTTGGCCAAATTTTAGCCGATAGGGCAAGAGAAGCCGATGTCTATACCGCTGCTTATACTCCCCGGGACAGGGACAAGTTTGAAGGGAAGATTAGAGCAGTTGTTCAATCCCTCATTGATAATGGGATTGATGTTAAAGTTTATCTTGATTGA